The genomic interval TTATTTGTCATTTTATTGCTTTTAAAATTTCAAAATTCTGTTTTCGTTGGGTCGTCCTACAATGCCCGCTAACGTTTTCGGGCTTTGCGTTCGGGCGGGTTTACACTACAAATGTTGATACGAAGCACACAGTTCAAATTTACGAAAAACTGTCATATGAAGCACTGCACCCGCCATTTTGCCAAACTGCTGTTAGCGGTTCGTTGTTTATTTTTCTGGTGTTGCTGTTTCCCGTATCTCAACACTTGTATTTTGTCCATTTAATATTGGGCACTTCTTTGCAATTTTTGTCGCTTCGTCAAGATTCTTCGCTAAAATAATGATGTAGCCTGCAATAGAATTGTTGTCGGCAATGTGTGGTGCTTCAACAACTTCATTGTTTGGTTTCAGCACTCGTCCTTGTCGGGAGAAATGGTTGCCACCGTCTGCAAGTTGGTCGTTGTCTGCAATTTCGTTTATCCAACTCATCCATTGTTGCATATAGGTTTCCATTTGCTTTTTGGTCGGTTGTGCTTCTGCGTTTGTGA from Candidatus Dependentiae bacterium carries:
- a CDS encoding transcription initiation protein — its product is MNITNAEAQPTKKQMETYMQQWMSWINEIADNDQLADGGNHFSRQGRVLKPNNEVVEAPHIADNNSIAGYIIILAKNLDEATKIAKKCPILNGQNTSVEIRETATPEK